The DNA sequence TTTTCAATCCATTGTAAAATGTTACCAGGAAGCACTTTTCTGAGGGAAGTTACTGTAAGATGTGATCATTAGTCCAAAAGTACCACAGAACAATCAATGCTTATGCGTTTTGCCCTCAAACCACGTGTATGACTCTTTCTTAGTTTGTTCAGTAAGTTTAAGTGTCTCTGGAAACGCTGTTTTCTAAACCAAATAATATATGATACATAAAATATAGTTATTTTCACCAAATATCAGTTCCTACAACAGCAAATATGTTCATTATCACTCAGTTATTTACGATGGAAGAGAAATAAAGATTATCTTAAAGAATTCGAGTAGTCGTCAaatcctgctgcagctcttttatttttatttactgccTCTAAATGTTTAGTGTCTCTTCTTCAGCCCAGTGTGTTGGCGTACGCTGCCGCCTGCCAGACGGACCCCCAGGGGCGACCTGTAGCCGGGGTGGTGGTCATCTGCAGGGACAGACTCTCAGAAGCTGCCTACAACCACCAGGCTACAGTACAGGTAAGATTTATCATATTAATAACtctgaaacatgtttttaatatgttttttccAGCAGGATGAGATGGAAGGATGATaatgagtgtgtttttttttacagactgTGATTCACGAGCTGTTCCACGCGCTGGGCTTCTCTAGAGATCTCTACCACACCTGGAGAGACTGTTCGTCCTCATCTACAGGTTTTCAACtgtttttagatgtttttttatgtcactatctaaaaaaagaaataaaacagtcactcaggattagggttgcaaaattccgggaatattcaaacttggaaactttccatgggaattaacgggaatatatgggaatatatgggaatatatgggaatatatggaaatatacgggaattaatgagaattaacgggaataaactggaaatgttgtgggtaatttatactaactgtattgaccttgtcatatacagacatgaatatgaacattttgttttgtcataggctgatttgagccctgaggaaactttgggcacttgactatacgcttctgcatcgttgtgtcattcttaacataggtctttgcacagtatttgcaaatgtacacagcctttccttctacattggatggggtgaaatctCTCCACatgagtgcacgtggcattgttctgaaGAATAAGATGagtaaaaagtttgtaaaaacacactaatgcaatgccagagatataaatagttagccaaacaatttgaATCGTCTGTAAAAGTGATTTacatgatggataaatgaatggaaataggctagatgaacagatgaacaatcctcaatcgtgcatgctaatatattttccccagtaatatcatcgaatctgacctgactagtcctgcacactacagcaggactcaatagccctgctgtagtgtgaaggatgctgggagttatctgtgcatgtgatggaagattgcacagtggagggttgaaattcaacctgcagtttgtgctgcattccatacatctttaaaatagagttttgaatgatatttttattgctcagcgtttaattttgcttattttttttttttttttcaaaattccccaaattcccgagcttaacttcccatggaaagtttccggaaatttaccagaaagttgccgcccctttgcaaccctactcaggaTCAGTTTCATTGatcagaaatgtgtttgtgtttttcttcgtGCAGCTCTGGGCTCTGGATGTTCACCTCGGGGGAAAGTGGTTCACTCTGATGGATCAGGTCAGATGAGGATCTACACCTCGGCCGTCCTCTCGGCCCTGCAGACGCACCTGACGTCCCCGGACCCGGAGCTGGGAGGCCCGCTGGAGAAcctggtgctggagctgctcaCGTTCCATTCATTATCAATGGACGTACTCGTCGCCTGTTTCAAACTTCTGACTCCTTCCTTCAGGATGCACCAGGCAGAGCGTCCTCTCACTGGGAGGCCCGGGTCCTGCGGGGGTCCATCATGGCTGCGGAGCTGGAGGACCCGGCCACGGTCCGGATCGACCCGGTCACTCTAGCtgctctgcaggactcaggctGGTACAGGGTGGAGCTGAGCAGGGCACAGAGTCTGGTCTGGGGTGAGGGTAAGAAAAGATAATCTGCAGGATCactaaaataatgtttaataaaactaAAGGAACAACAATTGAAGTCTGGATAATTAAAATGGGCTGATTTCTGTGTCTCAAGACTGTTTGATGGACAACAAACTATATAATttcatataaatgtgtgttttgtaggtGAAGGATCCTCGTTTGGTTCCTTGTCAACTTGCCAACACAACTCTTCATCCTTTTTCTGCACTGGAAGGTTCATTCAAActttgtttcctccaaaaacAACCTGTGCCTTCAAGGGGAACACTGGTATTGTGTTTATTGTAATTTGCTGATTATATTTCCAGCAATAATGTTTGCAATATTTTTCCCTCTCAGTGGACTTGGGTGTCATTTTCTTCACCTCCACAAGGGCGAGTGCCAAACCGATCCATACATGGAGGGGTGTAGAGTATTTAAACCGCTAAAGAATTCAGTGagttaaatattttttcaacACAACAGCTTTTAAAGTGCAATTATTATTCTAATGTGTGATTATGgtgttttttcactgttttgcattttgcatttaattttctacttcactttttatatcttttatcttttatatatttttatatagatatgtttacgtctaaataaatgttactttgtataaatataagaaaaagtgagtaaataagaagtaaatagtgagtcaatttatatttttttttattgtttttcttatttgtggtgtatttattgtgtgtttatgtttctatgttcattgtatgcaccaataaccagagcaaattccaggtagatgtaaacctacttggcaataaataccttctgattctgattctgattttgttATTTAGCTCATCTTGGATTGACTTAAATGTGCATTATTCACCTCTATGCTCTGCACTTGTAGCTCTCTAATCCTGTAAAGCAGTAACTTctctttatgtatttatttgtaatctaagcctttttaattttaattttcatgCTTTGTCTTCATGCAGAGTGAATgctggaaaaaggaaaacaccaggCCGACACCTGAGCTCCACCGGAGCGGGGAGATTTGGGGCCTTGGCAGCCGATGCTTCTCCTCCAATCTGACCAGacaggtgtgtctgtgtgtgtgtgtgtgtgtgtgtgaatccttGTCACCtgcctttttaaaaacttttccCTTAGTTTCACattattttcctcctcctcttctccacgaGCAGATGCAGTTCCTTGTGTCGAGCGGCTCAGTGGAGGGCCGCTGTTACAGACACAGATGTACTGGACCGAACAGATACCAAATCCAGGTGTCTGGCTCTGACTGGGTGGACTGTCCCCCAGGGGGCGCAATTCAGGTAATGAGACCCAACATGTAACAACAGTGTGCTGTAAATCATACCACTTTGTTAAGAGATGCTGTAAACATTAACTCATGCgtcttttttaaatcctcagATAAATGGATACCAGGGTTTAGTCTTCTGCCCGGACAGGAGGTTGTGCCTTTACCCGGATGTCACTCCTCCCTCAGATGATGTTGGTGGATTTCCTCCTTCCAACACAAGGCaagtatgatttaaaaaatatggcTTCCTCTCGTCTTACAATAAAGTAACTCATGCTAACTTTaagttgttgtgtttctgttcagtGACCCCCACGGGATGATGAACTCGGCCCAGGACGGCGGCTGGTGGACCCTCAGGCCTCACACAGAGCTCAGTGTGGCCTCGGCGCTCGGCTTCACGGCGGCTGTCTGTCTCCTGGCTGCTCTCGCTGTGTCTTACAGGAAGTGTCGCTCCTGCAAGAACAGGGTTCGCACTGTTCCAGACGATCACAGTGACCTTTAGAAAATCACTGACCATCAACACTGTTAATGAGTCTTGAgtagttcatttattttttctgtgctGTTATTTAAGTGACgtgtttataaataaataaaaat is a window from the Limanda limanda chromosome 22, fLimLim1.1, whole genome shotgun sequence genome containing:
- the LOC132996211 gene encoding ciliated left-right organizer metallopeptidase, producing MTSTPALRLLVGTLVVLLVAEPPGALQKCIFDEVQAQVRVVRAASIHPQGPPDEPTPAPPTGPRHQRSSLGEMTSSSPGSPRPIRIHTWIPRESDHLSDAEKGRLEAAVEEAVRVVSSLLSVNRVVGPLLLSRDVNKYCKFIWSNSRTSNYNRCGRSNSNYRNETCLDVTIPDQHLSGCDIYPEPDSPLRTVLRPEGPGLPDTDFLLYLHTQSTDKCRAEPSVLAYAAACQTDPQGRPVAGVVVICRDRLSEAAYNHQATVQTVIHELFHALGFSRDLYHTWRDCSSSSTALGSGCSPRGKVVHSDGSGQMRIYTSAVLSALQTHLTSPDPELGGPLENLDAPGRASSHWEARVLRGSIMAAELEDPATVRIDPVTLAALQDSGWYRVELSRAQSLVWGEGEGSSFGSLSTCQHNSSSFFCTGSGLGCHFLHLHKGECQTDPYMEGCRVFKPLKNSSECWKKENTRPTPELHRSGEIWGLGSRCFSSNLTRQMQFLVSSGSVEGRCYRHRCTGPNRYQIQVSGSDWVDCPPGGAIQINGYQGLVFCPDRRLCLYPDVTPPSDDVGGFPPSNTSDPHGMMNSAQDGGWWTLRPHTELSVASALGFTAAVCLLAALAVSYRKCRSCKNRVRTVPDDHSDL